TGACCTTCATACCCGTTTCAAGTATCTCTACGGCGGGGTCCTGGTCCTCGAAAGAGGGCGCTTTGCGGTGGATGCTCCAGCGCTCCGCGGTATCCGGTATCGGTTCGCCGCCGTCGATGGGATCGCCGGTGACGTTCATCATCCTGCCGAGCACCGCTTCTCCGACGGGAACGCGGATGCCGTCGCCCGTCGCGGTAACCTCGAGACCGCGATAAAGACCTTCGCCTCCGGAAAGCAGCACGCAGCGGACCATGCCGCCGCCTATATGCTGCGCGACCTCCATGACGCGCCTGCCGCCGGAAAGTTCTGCGGTCAGCGCCTCGTTTATTCTCGGGAGCCCGCCGTCAAACGCGACGTCCACGACCGAGCCCGCGATCTTTACTATTTTTCCGGTCACGCCCTCGGCGCCTCCCTTCTTCTGTGCTTGTATCCGGAGGATATCTCCGTTATCTCGTTCGTTATCGCGCTCTGACGCGCGTGATTATACTGAAGTTTCAATTCGGCGAGCAGCTCCGCCGCGTTCCTGTTCGCAACGTCCATCGCGCTCATGCGCGCGCTCTGCTCGCTGCAGAAGCTGTCGACCATCGCGCTGAAAACGAAGCCGGTCACGTAACCGGTGACCGCCCTTTCGAGCACGCGCCCTATCGACGGTATGAATTCGTACTCATCGCGCTCTTCAGATTCGTCCGCGAAGTCGCGGCGCTCGAACGGCAGTATGCGCGCCTCTTTGACGGTCGTGCTCATACCATTGACGTAGTCGGTATAAAGCACCCTCAACTCGTCTATCTCGCCGCTGTCATAACGCCTCAGCAGGTCGACGCTGATCTCGTGCGCGCGGTGATACGACGGGTTGCGCGCGGGAAAGTCGAACTCCTCCGCGAAGGGTATCGCGCGGTTGCGGAGGTACTGCCTGCCGTATTCGCCCACGACGAAAAGCTTTGTGCCGTCCGCCCCTGTGCATGCCTGAGCGCGGGCGAGCGCTTCTTTTATAACGTCGCGGCTGTAGGCGCCGGCAAGCCCTTTATCCGCGGTTATCACAAGGAAACCGACGGTGGTTTCGTCGTCGCGCTTGCCGCCGTAGGCGGGAAAGAAATACTCGCTCTTTTCCGCTTCATCGGCGCGGAAAATACGCTTCATCTCATGCCGCACGACGTCGAAAAACGGGCGCGTCTTCTCAAGCTCCTCCTTCGCCTTCCGCAGCTTGACGGAGGCGATGAGGTACATCGCGTTCGTTATTTTCCGCATATCCGTTATGCCTTCTATGCGGTTTTTCAGCTCTTTTATATCCGACATTCCGTTATCCCATTTTCGCAGCCGCGGCGATTATCTCCGCCTTGTCGTCGTCCGAAAGGACTCCGCCGTCGATGCGGGCGCAGAGCGCGGAATGCTCGCGCTCGCAGACTCCCACGAGGCGCTCGAGCCGCGCGCGGAACTCCTCCGGCTCGGCGTCGGGGAAACATTCGGCGAGCGCGGCGACGAGGAATATCACCTGCGCGTGCATACTCATCGGCGCCTGCTTCGGCTGGCGGAGCATATACATCAGGCATTCGCCGTATTTCAGCTTGTGCCGCGTCGCTTCGTCGAGATCGCCGGAGAACTGCATGAACGCTTCCATCTCGCGATGCTGCGCAAGGTCGAGGCGCAGCGTGCCGACCGCTTTTTTCATCGCCTTCGTCTGCGCGTCGCCGCCGACGCGGGAAACGGAGAGTCCGGCGTTGACGGCGGGACGCTGGCCGGCGTGGAACATATCGACTTCGAGGAATATCTGCCCGTCGGTTATTGAGATTATATTCGTCGGGATATACGCGGAAACGTCGCCCGCCTGCGTCTCGACTATAGGCAGGGCGGTGATACTGCCGCCGCCCTTCTCTTCCGTCAGGCAGGCGGAGCGTTCAAGCAGTCTTGAATGAAGATAGAAAACGTCGCCGGGATAGGCCTCTCTGCCCGGGGTGCGTCCGAGCAGCAAGCTCAGCGCACGGTAGGCGACGGCGTGTTTGGAAAGATCGTCGTAGACGATCAGCACGTCTTTGCCGGACGCGGCGAAGTATTCCGCGATCGTGCAGCCGGCGTAGGGTGCGATATACTGCAGCGGCGCGGAATCCGCCGCCGTCGCGCTGACGACGACCGTGTATTTCATCGCGTCCTCCAGCGTCAGCGTGCGGACGA
This Clostridia bacterium DNA region includes the following protein-coding sequences:
- the atpG gene encoding ATP synthase F1 subunit gamma, which translates into the protein MSDIKELKNRIEGITDMRKITNAMYLIASVKLRKAKEELEKTRPFFDVVRHEMKRIFRADEAEKSEYFFPAYGGKRDDETTVGFLVITADKGLAGAYSRDVIKEALARAQACTGADGTKLFVVGEYGRQYLRNRAIPFAEEFDFPARNPSYHRAHEISVDLLRRYDSGEIDELRVLYTDYVNGMSTTVKEARILPFERRDFADESEERDEYEFIPSIGRVLERAVTGYVTGFVFSAMVDSFCSEQSARMSAMDVANRNAAELLAELKLQYNHARQSAITNEITEISSGYKHRRREAPRA
- a CDS encoding F0F1 ATP synthase subunit alpha, which gives rise to MSRKLTAVIYSEKAPDEARRARFLGFIESRYGRSAVLEWRPDESIKNGFRLEVGSDVYDWTTEGRLAQLKREIYAAGESEGGFDVVPLIKESIGAWEPRVVADQVGRVVSVGDGIAVVSGLAEAFYGEIVIFEDGSRGMVQDLRENTLGCILFGGDEGIWAGSEVRRTGRVAGVPCGEGFLGRVVDALGSPIDGEGAIEAEGYRPVEQAAPAIIDRRPVRVPLETGILAIDSMLPIGRGQRELIIGDRQTGKTSIAVDTIINQKDKGVICVYVAIGQKASSVASIVRTLTLEDAMKYTVVVSATAADSAPLQYIAPYAGCTIAEYFAASGKDVLIVYDDLSKHAVAYRALSLLLGRTPGREAYPGDVFYLHSRLLERSACLTEEKGGGSITALPIVETQAGDVSAYIPTNIISITDGQIFLEVDMFHAGQRPAVNAGLSVSRVGGDAQTKAMKKAVGTLRLDLAQHREMEAFMQFSGDLDEATRHKLKYGECLMYMLRQPKQAPMSMHAQVIFLVAALAECFPDAEPEEFRARLERLVGVCEREHSALCARIDGGVLSDDDKAEIIAAAAKMG